One Candidatus Rokuibacteriota bacterium DNA window includes the following coding sequences:
- a CDS encoding aminopeptidase P family protein translates to MYGYARGQFQVDYEARVDFDRLRLARVAKTQQAMRAKGLDALVLWKDENVRYLTSLRAIMLQYRSTTQYGVILFPEGQPVLFLSGGEYARAKEVMPWIGDFVIIPIMEEVGMVEAVTAEHTARVLREHGAEGGRVGFDGMTMPQLNAYTKHLNRAQMADGETFMQEVRRVKLPEEIQLLREAAAIADAVTETAIEAVKPGVRECEVAGEAMRTLFRLGGEFAHLASPFVSSGERMSPPTRFATDKIIRNGDLVFIDIGACWNGYFSDEGRAVICGTPSDIQRKVYRTVYDCLMVAHRGLRPSRTNNEIAAEIKQVAARAGLEQNLLHLFIGHGLGISSNEPPYIGEPQRGSSEVVLEPGMVLAVEPLIWVGGVRGGGGVRLEDTFVVTEGEPEVLTRCGFDERLL, encoded by the coding sequence ATGTACGGCTACGCGCGCGGGCAGTTCCAGGTTGACTACGAGGCACGGGTGGACTTCGACCGCCTGCGCCTGGCGCGCGTCGCGAAGACCCAGCAGGCCATGCGGGCGAAGGGCCTGGACGCCCTCGTCCTCTGGAAGGACGAGAACGTCCGCTACCTGACCAGCCTCCGGGCGATCATGCTCCAGTACCGGTCCACGACGCAGTACGGGGTCATCCTCTTTCCCGAGGGACAACCGGTCCTGTTCCTGTCCGGCGGCGAGTACGCTCGGGCGAAGGAGGTGATGCCGTGGATCGGCGACTTCGTGATCATCCCGATCATGGAAGAGGTGGGGATGGTCGAGGCCGTGACGGCGGAGCACACGGCTCGGGTGCTCCGCGAACACGGCGCGGAGGGCGGGCGCGTGGGCTTCGACGGGATGACGATGCCCCAGCTCAACGCCTACACGAAGCACCTCAACCGGGCGCAGATGGCCGACGGCGAGACCTTCATGCAGGAGGTTCGCCGGGTCAAGCTGCCCGAGGAGATCCAGCTCTTGCGAGAGGCAGCGGCCATCGCTGACGCCGTGACCGAAACCGCGATTGAGGCGGTCAAACCCGGCGTCCGCGAGTGCGAGGTGGCCGGCGAGGCGATGCGCACGCTCTTCCGGCTCGGGGGCGAGTTCGCCCACCTCGCGAGCCCCTTCGTCTCCTCGGGGGAGCGCATGTCCCCGCCCACGCGCTTCGCCACGGACAAGATCATCCGGAACGGCGATCTGGTCTTCATCGACATCGGCGCCTGCTGGAACGGTTACTTCTCCGACGAGGGACGGGCCGTGATCTGCGGCACGCCTTCCGACATCCAGCGCAAGGTCTACCGGACCGTCTATGACTGCCTGATGGTCGCCCACCGGGGTCTGCGTCCCAGCCGCACGAACAACGAGATAGCGGCAGAGATCAAGCAGGTGGCGGCCAGGGCCGGCCTCGAGCAAAACCTCCTCCACCTCTTCATCGGCCACGGGCTCGGGATCTCCTCCAACGAGCCGCCGTACATCGGCGAGCCCCAGCGGGGCTCGAGCGAAGTGGTGCTGGAACCGGGGATGGTGCTGGCCGTGGAGCCGCTCATCTGGGTGGGAGGCGTCCGCGGCGGCGGGGGGGTCCGGCTCGAAGACACCTTCGTGGTGACCGAGGGCGAGCCCGAGGTCCTGACGCGGTGCGGGTTCGACGAGCGCCTTCTCTGA